CAGGTCATTTCTCCAAAGAGCAAAAGAGAGAATGAACGTGTTCAACAAATTCTCTTGGATAAAGGCATTGAAGTGACCTTAGAAGATGCCAAACGCTTTATTAGCCGAAACGAAGGACGTAATGTTAATGATTTCATACAAAAGAAGGCACAGTGGAATCAGTTGGAAGAAAGACTTTCAGCATTTAAAGAAGAAACTCAAGACTTCTGGAAAAATGAACAGATCACAGCACCGGCAACTGTCCAGCAACAACTAGGAATCATTCGTGAAGCATGGATGAATTCTCAAAAAAGAGAAGCCAAAATGGAACAACTCCAAGAAAGTATCCTGAAGAAAGAGCAACATTTAGCGCAATTAGAACAAGATGCAATAGAAGTAAGAGAGGAATTGCTAAATAGCTTGCGTCCTCTTGGCATTACAACGATAGAAGCCTTTAGAAGTCACCTGGCAACTCTGGACCATCGAGTAGCCTTGTCACAAAAAAGAGCCTATATTGAAAAGCAAGTCGCTATTTTCTCGAGTGAAGAGAAAGAAAGCTTGCATCGTGAAATGCTTGAAGAAGAACTTCAAGACGAGGTTTTCACGAAGGCGCAGTTGGAAAGTAGACGTAAAGAAGTCAGAGACCAACTAGTAAGTCTCCAAACAAAGGCGGAACTATTGGAAGAAGATGAGCAGGTAGAAGATCTTCAAATGGAAGCGGACTTTGAACGATTCGAAGCTCAGGAAGCGATGAAGGATTGGGCAACTCAAGTGTATGCTGCAAAATGGATCTTAAAGCAACTAGATGAAAAGGTTCCGACGAAAGTTCCATTGATTGTAGAGGAAGCGAGTCGTATTTTTAGCCGATTAACAAGGGGACAATATACGAAGATTCATTTGAGCGATACACAGGCGAAAGTACAGCAGCAAAATGGTCAGTGGATGGAAGCTTTCTATCTTTCAAAAGGGGCATTGGACCAATTGTATATTGCGATTCGATTTGCCTTTATTTTCCAATTAGCTAAGAAAATGAAAATTCCGGTTCTGATTGACGATGGATTCGTAAACTTTGATAGAGAACGGCTATCGATTATGATAGAATTAATGGAAGAGCTATCTCGTGTAACACAAGTATTTTACTTTACTACGGAAGTTCCTACAGAAATTTCAAAAGAGAACATTCTAAAGTTGAGCTAAAGAGAAAGAGGGTCAATTATGACAAAGAAATTGTATGAATATAATGTAGATGAGAGCTTTGAGATTTTCCTACTCATTAAATCTGCGGATGTACGAATGGCCAAAAATGGGAAACCTTTTATTGCGTTTACCTTCCAAGATCAGTCTGGTCAAATGGATGGGAAGTACTGGTCCGCAACCTCTGAAGATATTGAAAAATATGTTCCAGGAAAAGTGGTTCTTTTAAATGGAAAACGGGAACTATACAATAATTCTCCGCAAGTCAAAATTGTGAGTCTTCGTCTAACAGATGCGTCAAAAGGAGAGCCGACTTCTGCAAGCTACTTTGTTGAACACGCTCCGATGACCAAACATGAAATGGAAGAAGAATTCAATCAATTAATGTTTGAGATTACAAATCCGTATTTTAGAAGAATTGTCCATAATATTCTAGGGAAATATCAAGAAGACTTTTTTGAATATCCAGCAGCTAAACGTCATCATCACGCCTTTGTAGGAGGGCTAAGCTACCATACATTATCCATGTTGCGTTTAGCTAAATCGATTGCAGGTCAATATCCTCAAATCAATCGTTCACTATTATTTGCGGGTGTTATTATTCATGATGTCGGCAAAACCATGGAACTATCAGGGGCTATTGGAACAGAGTATACCTTGAAAGGGAACTTACTCGGGCATATCGTGATTATGGACGAAGAGATTACAAAAGCTTGCGAAGAACTAGGAATTGACGAAAATCAAGAAGAAGTTCTCTTGTTGAAACATTTAGTGTTAGCGCATCATGGAAAGTTAGAGTACGGCTCGCCAGTTCGACCACAACTACTTGAAGCTGAGGTATTGCACCATATCGACTTATTAGATGCGACAATTACGATGATGTCGAATGCGCTGGATAAGACAGAACCTGGAGCATTCTCAGAACGCGTATTTGGTTTAGATAACCGCTCATTTTATAAACCATTATCCAATGAGTAAGAAAAAGTTCGATAGTATTCGTAAATAGAGAAGCCATCACTATCACTAGCAAAACTCCAACCGACATTCATTTAATTGAGGTGTGAAATGAAAACATTGGGTTCAAAGAGACTATTAAAATTGATTTTACAATTTGCGATAAGCCTTGTGTTATTAGGGCTATTATGGATTGTGTTTAGTTTTACTCGTCCAAAATATAATGAGGATGCTTTGTTTTCTTATGAAATCATCAATCAATCAAATCAGAATATTGAAGAATTGATTATTGGTGAATATTCCGAGAACGACATTAACTCTCCGGAGGATCGAGTGTATTTAAAAAATCTAGCAGCTCATTCTAGAACAAAAGGAGCAGTAGACATTTCTAAATCAGAAAGAAGTGTTTCTCCGTTCTATTTAGATTATGTATATCAAGGGAAAAGAAAAACATTGCTAAAAACGGTATCGGTTGAAACTAGGCCAAAAGGACTTCATATCACTATCACTATTAAGGATGTGGATAATGAAGGCTACATGACGGGGACTACCGAAATTAATTCATTTATTTTTGAAAAAAGAGAATTTACTCCAGAAAGTATAAAAAGAGCAGAAAAAGCTAATAGTACACCATGAAAAATAGTTAGGGTGGAATTAAGAGGAATTAAGCTAATCTAAAGCTTAGTTCCTTTTTTTATATTGAAGCGGTTGTCTACCTGTGCTACCATAAACAGAAGAGCTAGGAGGAGTATCGATGAACCCAATAGGAACAAAAACAATTCACACAAAACGGTTAATTCTCAGACCATTTCAAGTGGAGGATGCACAAGAGATGTTTGAAAACTGGGCAAGTGATCCTGAAGTGACGCATTATCTAACGTGGCTTCCACATGAGTCTGTGGAAACAACTAAGGAGAGTCTAAAAAGATGGGTGGAAGGTTATCAAAATCCGCTACAGTTCAAGTGGGCAATTGTCTTGAATGACGAGGTCGTCGGTAATATTGATACCGTGTATGTAAAAGAAAAGATTGACGCTGTTGAGATTGGGTATGCACTCAGTCGCAAATGCTGGGGAAAAGGAATAATGACAGAGGCGTTGATTGCAGTTAGTCGCTATTTATTAGAAGAGGCGGGATGTAACCGGGTTTGTGCCCGACATGATGTAAATAACCCAGCCAGTGGAAAAGTAATGCAAAAGGCTGGAATGACTTATGAAGGCACACTGAGACAAATTGGCAAGAATAATCAAGGAATCTGTGATATGGCGTATTATTCAATCATTAAAGCAGATTTGTTAAAGTAGGAGGAAAAGATAAATGTGTCTGATTTGTGATCGGATTGAATTGATCAAACAAGGAAGAAATCCGCATTTTGTTAAAGAACTTGAAACAGGTTATGTAGTGATAGGGGATGGACAGTATTTTAAAGGGTACACCTTGTTTTTAGCCAAACAACATGTAACAGAATTGCATCAAATGGAACCAGAAGAAAAACTTAAATTTCTCGAAGAAATGAGCATTGTTCAAGAAGCTGTTGCAAAAGCATTTCATGCGGAAAAAATGAATATCGAATTACTTGGAAATGGAGATGCGCATGTCCATTGGCATCTATTTCCAAGAAAATCAGGAGATATGAAGGATTATGGTCATAATGGTCGAGGTCCTGTGTGGTGGGTTCCTTGGGACGAAATGTCATCTGAGGAGTATCAACCAAAAGGCGAAACATTAGAGCAATTAGTGACCCAATTAAAATCTTTTTTATAAATGTTTATGAGGAAGGCATCTACGTCATGTAGGTGCCTTTTTAAAATTTTTTTCAAAACTGTGAGCAGATTCTTTTGAAATTTTTGGAAAACAGTGTATACTCAAAAGTGTAATAAAAATAATTACAGTTAGAAAGGTGATTTATATGACAACTTCAGTGAAGAATATTATTATCGGATTTGGTAAAGCTGGAAAGACTTTAGCCGGTTATTTAGGAAGTCAAGGAGAAGAAACAATCCTTATTGAAAAATCAAAAGCAATGTACGGAGGTACTTGTATTAATGTTGGATGTATTCCAACTAAAAAATTAGCGACGAAAGCTGCTCGTAAACAATATTCAACAGAAGAAGCAAGTACTTATTATGCAAAGAGCGTTCAAGAGAAAAAGGCTTTAATTTCTGCATTAAACCAAGCGAACTACAATAAAGTAGATTCAGTTGAAAAAACAACCATTATTGACGGAACTGCTCGTTTTGTGGATGACCATACTGTAGCTGTAGAGACTGCAGAAGGAGAGAAATTATTTAAAGCAGAACGTATTTTTATTAATACAGGTGCTACTCCATTTGTTCCACCAGTAGAAGGGTTAACGATTGGAGGAAATATTCATACTAGCGAAACAATTATGGATATGGAAGAATATCCTGAGAGCCTAGTCATCATTGGTAGTGGATTTATTGGATTAGAATTTGCGGCAACTTATGCTCAATTCGGGACAAAAGTGACCGTAGTGGATGTCTTTGATACATTCTTACCTCGTGAAGATGATGATGTATCTGCTGCTGTTAAAGAACAATTAGAGTCATTAGGGATTTCCTTTAACTTAGGAATTCAATTAAAAAATGTTCATCAAGAAGATGGAAAAGTGATTATTCAAGCGGTAACGGGAGAAGGAACACCTTTAGCCTTTACTACTGATGCGGTTTTAGTAGCAACAGGACGTCGTGCAAATATTCAAGGCTTAGATTTAGATAAAGCAGGAGTGGCTGTAAGCGAACGTGGTACGATTCAAGTGAATGAATTTTTACAAACAAATGTCCCTCATATCTTTGCTATGGGCGATGTGAACGGAGGACCACAATTCACATTTGTATCATTAGATGATTTCCGTATCGTTAAACGCTTCTTAGCAGGGGATACAAGCTATTCTACGAAACAACGTGCGAAATTCCCAACAGCAACCTTCATTAATCCACCATTAGCAAGTGTTGGTTTAAATGAAAAACAAGCAAAAGAAGCTGGTATCGAAGTGAAATTTGCAAAACTTCCTGCAATGGCAATTCCAAAAGCTAAAATTATTGGAAACCAAGTCGGCTTCTATAAAGTGTTAGTAGACGCTTCAAATAACCAAATCGTTGGTGCAACATTATTTGCTGAAGAAGCCCATGAAGTGATTAATATTATTGCAACCGCAATGAATGCAAATTTACCTTACACAGTTCTTCGCGATCAAATCTTTACACATCCAACAATGGCTGAAGCATTGAATGATGTATTCGGAATGATTCAATAGGTGATTTAATGGGAAATGACTTCATCGTAATGATTCATTGTCTAACCTATTTAGCGATTCATCATGATAATCGTTATTCCAGTAAAGAGCTAGCTTTTAACGCTTGTAGTAATCCAGCTATCGTCAGAAAGCTTATGAGTTTAGCTGTGAAAAAAGGATGGGTGAGTACAGCTGCTGGAAAACAGGGTGGCTATCAATGGATTTCAGACCCCTCTAAAATAAAATTAGGAGACATCTTTATACTTGTTTCTGAAGATGCGCGCCTAGAAAAAACATTTAAAGAGGCCTCAGATCCTTCTTGCCTAGTAAGTTCTCGTATGGGGAAAATTATGGGCAAACTACAAGAAGAGCAAATCCAAGAACAAATTCGATTTTATAATCAAAAAACGATTCAAGATATGATTGACAAGGTACAAGAACAGTAAAAGGAAAGGCCGAGAAACTCTCGGTCTTTTTTGCTTTAACAAAGTAAGAAGCTTAGGACTTTTGATATGTACCCAGAATCCTGGACACATTTTTAAATTAAGCTGAACACATGGATGTTTCCCTGTATAGAACAGGGGGCATCCATTTTGTTTTTTCTTGAATTCTTTTGTTATTGTAATAATCTATATATTCTTCCACAGCCGTTTGAAATTCCTTAAAGGTAGAATATTCCATTTCAAAACCGTAGAACATTTCGTTCTTCATTCTGGCGAAAAACGTTTCTATAATGCAATTATCATAACAATTTCCTTTTCGGGACATTGATTGAATAATCCCTCGTTCATTTAATGATCTTTGGTAAAATGCGTGTTGATATTGCCAACCTTGATCAGAATGGAGAATCAATCCATTAACATCAGGGAATTTTTTGAAAGCTCTATTTAGCATCCTTTGAATCTGTTCTAAGTCGGGGCTTAGAGAAAGATCATAGGAGATTATTTCATTAGTAGACATATCTAAGATTGGAGAAAAGAAACATTTTCCCCAAGAAAAAGTGAATTGAGATACATCTGTACTCCATTTTTGAAGAGGCCTTTTGGCCACAAAATCTCTGTTAATAATATTATCAGCAACTTTTCCAACACTACCACGATAAGAATGGTATTTTTGTTTAGGGCGTTTTCCAAACAAATCATTTATATGCATCAGACGTTGAATTCTTTTATGATTAACAACGTAACCTCTACGACGAAGTTCTTGGTAAATTCTTCTAACACCATATCTACCTTTATTTTCATGAAAGATTGTTTGGATTTCCAATAATAAATCCCCATTCTTTTCAGCCACAGCATCTACTTTATTTAATTCAAAATAATAAGTAGATTTAGCCATTTTCATCGCTTTAAGAAGATATTTTAGTTGGTATCCTACTTCTCGAAGTTCCTTGATGATCGCTGCTTTCGCGCCTTGAGAAGCGCAGCTTCCTGTTCTTTTCTCAAGGCTCTCAGTTTTTTTATAACAGCAATTTCAGCTTCTAAATATGCATTTCGCTCACGTAATCGAACTAATTCTTCTCGTTCGGATTCTGAAAGGTTACCAGTCACAGCCTTTTTATTCATAATAAGCTCCTTAGATAATGCTTGTCTACGTTTCTCATTCTTTAGACCATTATATCCATAAGTTAGGTACTTGTGAACCCAAGAACTTAATAATCCGCGACTAATTCCTGCTGGAAAAGAAACCTCTGAAAGAGTCTTCCCGTTTAAAACCTGTAGAATAAATGTCAATTTTTCTTCTGCTGTCCATTTTCTTTGCCTTTTAACGCGCTCTAATCCTTTAGGTCCGTGAATTTTTTCAATTTTATCCCAATCCAGTATTTTTCTTTGGAAACTCCTTTTCATAACTTTTTCAGGCGTTTCGGCCCATATTCCTTGTCGATATAATTCTACACATTTCATTTTGAATTCAAATGAGTAACGCATAATAAATACCCCCTTTACTGGTTTGTCCAGTAAAGGGGGTACATATCACTTTTAAAAGGATTTTTTTTCGAATCGAAGGAATGAATGAAAGAGTTCTAATGCACACTAAAAGAGCATCGTGGAAGGACTTTGAAATTCGCAATATGTCGACAATTATGGTATTCTAAAAGAGCATATATGGTGGTGAAGTCCGCCTAAAAGAAATAATTGTAAATAAAAGAAAATGAGAGGTAAATCATGAGTTCAATTAAAATCATCGCACTAGGTGGCGTGAGAGAAAACGGTAAAAGTCTATATGCCGTTGAAGTTGAAGAAGACATCTTCGTGCTAGATTGCGGTTTAGTTTATCCGGAAGATGAATTACTAGGGATTGATGTTGTCATCCCAGACTTCAGTTATTTAGAAGAAAACAAAGAGAGAATTGCAGGGGTGTTTTTAACGCACGGACATGCCGATGCGGTAGGGGCATTACCTTATTTCTTACAAAATATTGATGCACCCGTTTTTGGTTCAAAATTAACGATTGCATTAGCGAAATACTATGTTGAATCTTCGAAATTAGTGAAAGGATTTAATGACTACCACGAAGTTACTGAAAATACAGAAATTGACTTTGCAAGTGCTACGATTAAATTCTTTAAAACAACCCATACGATTCCAGATTCATTGGCGATTGTGATTAAAACGAGCGAAGGAAATATCGTATATACAGGGGACTTCAAATTCGATCAAAGTGCTTCAGTGGAATATCAAACGAATTTTGGACGTATTACAGATGTTGGGGAAGACTATGTTCTTGCTCTATTAAGCGATTCAAGTGATGCGGAAAGTCCTGTTGAAAATGTCAGTGACCGTAAAATTGCTGAAGCGATGTTAGAAACTTTCCTAAATGCGCAAGGTCGTATTGTGGTAGCTTGTGTAGCAAGTAATATTTTACGGATTCAACAAGTCATCAATGCAGCATATGAATCTGGACGCAAAATTTTCCTAACAGGTTCAGAACTGGAAGAAATTGTTAATATCGCATTGAGTCTGAATAAATTAACAGTTCCTGATAAAGAATTGATTATTACTTTCAATCAAATGAAAAAATTACCAGATAATGAACTTGTCATTTTAGAAACTGGAAATGCTGGAGAGCCAATTAAAGCTCTTCAAAAAATGGCATTAGGACGTCATCGTCAGGTAAACTTGCATGAAGGAGATTTAGTGTATATTGCAACGACTCCTTCAGTTGCGATGGAAACTCAAATTGCTCGTACGAAGGATTTAATCTATCGTGCAGATGCGGAAGTGTTTGAAATGGCAAACAGTAAAAAAGCAAGTGGCCATGCAACTCCTAATGATTTGAAATTAATGATTAACTTGTTGCAACCAACCTTCTTCATTCCGGTTCAAGGGGAGTATCGTAGTTTATTAGCGCATGCGGAATTAGCGAATGAATTAGGAATTCCATATAAGAACATCTTCATTCCTGGAAAAGGGGATGTCGTAGAAATTGAAAATGGCCAAATGAATGCTTCTGGTCAAGTAGCAGCAGGAAATGTATTGGTCGACGGAATCGGCGTGGGCGATATTGGAAATATCGTTCTAAAAGATCGTAAAATTCTATCAGAAGACGGTGTTTTTGTTGCCGTTGTGACGATTTCTAGAAGACTAGGTAAGATTTTGAGTGGCCCTCAAATTATTTCACGTGGATTCGTATATATGAAAACAAGTGAGGAATTACTAACGGAAGCTCAAAAAATTGTAACAGA
This Granulicatella adiacens ATCC 49175 DNA region includes the following protein-coding sequences:
- a CDS encoding 3'-5' exoribonuclease YhaM family protein; the encoded protein is MTKKLYEYNVDESFEIFLLIKSADVRMAKNGKPFIAFTFQDQSGQMDGKYWSATSEDIEKYVPGKVVLLNGKRELYNNSPQVKIVSLRLTDASKGEPTSASYFVEHAPMTKHEMEEEFNQLMFEITNPYFRRIVHNILGKYQEDFFEYPAAKRHHHAFVGGLSYHTLSMLRLAKSIAGQYPQINRSLLFAGVIIHDVGKTMELSGAIGTEYTLKGNLLGHIVIMDEEITKACEELGIDENQEEVLLLKHLVLAHHGKLEYGSPVRPQLLEAEVLHHIDLLDATITMMSNALDKTEPGAFSERVFGLDNRSFYKPLSNE
- a CDS encoding GNAT family N-acetyltransferase → MNPIGTKTIHTKRLILRPFQVEDAQEMFENWASDPEVTHYLTWLPHESVETTKESLKRWVEGYQNPLQFKWAIVLNDEVVGNIDTVYVKEKIDAVEIGYALSRKCWGKGIMTEALIAVSRYLLEEAGCNRVCARHDVNNPASGKVMQKAGMTYEGTLRQIGKNNQGICDMAYYSIIKADLLK
- a CDS encoding HIT family protein yields the protein MCLICDRIELIKQGRNPHFVKELETGYVVIGDGQYFKGYTLFLAKQHVTELHQMEPEEKLKFLEEMSIVQEAVAKAFHAEKMNIELLGNGDAHVHWHLFPRKSGDMKDYGHNGRGPVWWVPWDEMSSEEYQPKGETLEQLVTQLKSFL
- a CDS encoding FAD-dependent oxidoreductase, producing MTTSVKNIIIGFGKAGKTLAGYLGSQGEETILIEKSKAMYGGTCINVGCIPTKKLATKAARKQYSTEEASTYYAKSVQEKKALISALNQANYNKVDSVEKTTIIDGTARFVDDHTVAVETAEGEKLFKAERIFINTGATPFVPPVEGLTIGGNIHTSETIMDMEEYPESLVIIGSGFIGLEFAATYAQFGTKVTVVDVFDTFLPREDDDVSAAVKEQLESLGISFNLGIQLKNVHQEDGKVIIQAVTGEGTPLAFTTDAVLVATGRRANIQGLDLDKAGVAVSERGTIQVNEFLQTNVPHIFAMGDVNGGPQFTFVSLDDFRIVKRFLAGDTSYSTKQRAKFPTATFINPPLASVGLNEKQAKEAGIEVKFAKLPAMAIPKAKIIGNQVGFYKVLVDASNNQIVGATLFAEEAHEVINIIATAMNANLPYTVLRDQIFTHPTMAEALNDVFGMIQ
- a CDS encoding RrF2 family transcriptional regulator — its product is MGNDFIVMIHCLTYLAIHHDNRYSSKELAFNACSNPAIVRKLMSLAVKKGWVSTAAGKQGGYQWISDPSKIKLGDIFILVSEDARLEKTFKEASDPSCLVSSRMGKIMGKLQEEQIQEQIRFYNQKTIQDMIDKVQEQ
- a CDS encoding IS3 family transposase; this translates as MIKELREVGYQLKYLLKAMKMAKSTYYFELNKVDAVAEKNGDLLLEIQTIFHENKGRYGVRRIYQELRRRGYVVNHKRIQRLMHINDLFGKRPKQKYHSYRGSVGKVADNIINRDFVAKRPLQKWSTDVSQFTFSWGKCFFSPILDMSTNEIISYDLSLSPDLEQIQRMLNRAFKKFPDVNGLILHSDQGWQYQHAFYQRSLNERGIIQSMSRKGNCYDNCIIETFFARMKNEMFYGFEMEYSTFKEFQTAVEEYIDYYNNKRIQEKTKWMPPVLYRETSMCSA
- a CDS encoding transposase produces the protein MRYSFEFKMKCVELYRQGIWAETPEKVMKRSFQRKILDWDKIEKIHGPKGLERVKRQRKWTAEEKLTFILQVLNGKTLSEVSFPAGISRGLLSSWVHKYLTYGYNGLKNEKRRQALSKELIMNKKAVTGNLSESEREELVRLRERNAYLEAEIAVIKKLRALRKEQEAALLKARKQRSSRNFEK
- a CDS encoding ribonuclease J encodes the protein MSSIKIIALGGVRENGKSLYAVEVEEDIFVLDCGLVYPEDELLGIDVVIPDFSYLEENKERIAGVFLTHGHADAVGALPYFLQNIDAPVFGSKLTIALAKYYVESSKLVKGFNDYHEVTENTEIDFASATIKFFKTTHTIPDSLAIVIKTSEGNIVYTGDFKFDQSASVEYQTNFGRITDVGEDYVLALLSDSSDAESPVENVSDRKIAEAMLETFLNAQGRIVVACVASNILRIQQVINAAYESGRKIFLTGSELEEIVNIALSLNKLTVPDKELIITFNQMKKLPDNELVILETGNAGEPIKALQKMALGRHRQVNLHEGDLVYIATTPSVAMETQIARTKDLIYRADAEVFEMANSKKASGHATPNDLKLMINLLQPTFFIPVQGEYRSLLAHAELANELGIPYKNIFIPGKGDVVEIENGQMNASGQVAAGNVLVDGIGVGDIGNIVLKDRKILSEDGVFVAVVTISRRLGKILSGPQIISRGFVYMKTSEELLTEAQKIVTDVVEENLASEDFEWPRLKQEVRDALSRYLFDKTKRRPVILPMIMEASNYKK